Proteins found in one Thermus hydrothermalis genomic segment:
- the nuoD gene encoding NADH dehydrogenase (quinone) subunit D, whose product MKDYLDPVETLEEPKELRTEVMTLNVGPQHPSTHGVLRVVVTLSGEEVLDLVPHIGYLHTGFEKNMENRTYTQVITYTPRMDYLHSFAHDLAYALAVEKLVGAVVPPRAQTIRIILNELSRLASHLVFLGTGLLDLGALTPFFYAFRERETILDLFEWVTGQRFHHNYIRIGGVKEDLPEEFVPELKKFLEVMPHRIDEYEALFAESPIFYERARGVGVIPPEVAINLGLTGGSLRASGVNYDVRKAYPYAGYETYQFDVPLGEHGDVFDRMIIRIREMRESVKIIRQALERLEPGPVRDPNPQITPPPRHLLETSMEAVIYHFKHYTEGFHPPKGEVYVPTESARGELGYYIVSDGGSMPYRVKVRAPSFVNLQSLPYASKGEQVPDLVAIIASLDPVMGDVDR is encoded by the coding sequence ATGAAGGACTACCTGGACCCGGTGGAAACCCTGGAGGAGCCCAAAGAGCTCCGCACCGAGGTCATGACCCTGAACGTGGGCCCGCAGCACCCCTCCACCCACGGGGTCTTGCGGGTGGTGGTGACGCTCTCGGGCGAGGAGGTCTTGGACCTCGTCCCCCACATCGGCTACCTCCACACGGGCTTTGAGAAGAACATGGAGAACCGGACGTATACGCAGGTCATCACGTATACGCCCCGGATGGACTACCTCCACTCCTTTGCCCACGACCTGGCCTACGCCCTGGCGGTGGAGAAGCTGGTGGGGGCGGTGGTCCCCCCTCGGGCCCAGACCATCCGCATCATCCTCAACGAGCTTTCCCGCCTGGCGAGCCACTTGGTCTTCCTGGGCACGGGCCTTTTGGACCTCGGGGCCCTCACCCCCTTCTTCTACGCCTTCCGCGAGCGGGAAACCATCCTGGACCTCTTTGAGTGGGTCACGGGCCAACGCTTCCACCACAACTACATCCGCATCGGCGGGGTCAAGGAGGACCTGCCCGAGGAGTTCGTCCCCGAGCTCAAGAAGTTCCTGGAGGTCATGCCCCACCGCATTGACGAGTACGAGGCCCTCTTCGCCGAAAGCCCCATCTTCTACGAAAGGGCGCGGGGCGTGGGGGTGATCCCCCCCGAGGTGGCCATCAACCTGGGCCTCACCGGGGGCTCCTTGCGGGCGAGCGGGGTGAACTACGACGTGCGGAAGGCCTACCCCTACGCCGGGTACGAGACCTACCAGTTTGACGTGCCCCTGGGCGAGCATGGGGACGTGTTTGACCGGATGATCATCCGCATCCGGGAGATGCGGGAGTCGGTGAAGATCATCCGGCAGGCCCTGGAGCGCCTCGAGCCCGGGCCCGTCCGCGACCCCAACCCCCAGATCACCCCACCCCCCCGCCACCTCCTGGAAACCTCCATGGAGGCGGTCATCTACCACTTCAAGCACTACACCGAAGGCTTCCACCCCCCCAAGGGCGAGGTGTACGTCCCCACGGAGTCGGCCCGGGGGGAGCTCGGCTACTACATCGTTTCCGACGGCGGAAGCATGCCCTACCGGGTGAAGGTGCGGGCCCCCAGCTTTGTCAACCTGCAAAGCCTGCCCTACGCCTCCAAAGGCGAGCAGGTGCCGGACCTGGTGGCCATCATCGCCAGCCTGGACCCGGTCATGGGCGACGTGGACCGCTAA
- a CDS encoding NuoB/complex I 20 kDa subunit family protein, with product MALKDLFERDVQELEREGILFTTLEKLVAWGRSNSLWPATFGLACCAIEMMASTDARNDLARFGSEVFRASPRQADVMIVAGRLSKKMAPVMRRVWEQMPDPKWVISMGACASSGGMFNNYAIVQNVDSVVPVDVYVPGCPPRPEALIYAVMQLQKKVRGQAYDEKGRKLPPVAAWQRARG from the coding sequence GTGGCATTGAAGGACCTGTTTGAACGGGACGTCCAGGAGTTAGAGCGGGAGGGGATCCTCTTCACCACCTTGGAGAAGCTGGTGGCCTGGGGGAGGTCCAACTCCCTGTGGCCCGCCACCTTCGGCCTCGCCTGTTGCGCCATTGAGATGATGGCCTCCACCGACGCCCGCAACGACCTCGCCCGCTTCGGCAGCGAGGTCTTCCGGGCAAGCCCCCGCCAGGCGGACGTGATGATCGTGGCCGGGCGGCTATCCAAGAAGATGGCCCCGGTGATGCGCCGGGTCTGGGAGCAGATGCCCGACCCCAAGTGGGTGATCTCCATGGGAGCCTGCGCCAGCTCTGGGGGGATGTTCAACAACTACGCCATCGTGCAGAACGTGGACTCCGTGGTGCCCGTGGACGTGTACGTGCCGGGTTGCCCCCCGCGCCCCGAGGCCCTCATCTACGCCGTGATGCAACTCCAGAAGAAGGTCCGCGGCCAGGCCTACGACGAGAAGGGGCGGAAGCTTCCGCCCGTGGCCGCTTGGCAGCGGGCAAGGGGGTGA
- a CDS encoding NADH-quinone oxidoreductase subunit A has protein sequence MAPIAEYVNVLIYLGVALFIGVAALVVGALLGPKKPGRAKLMPYESGNDPAGEVKRFPIHFYVVAMLFILFDVEVAFLWPYAVSAGGLGLWGFLGVLAFTLLLFVGFLYEWWKGVMRWH, from the coding sequence TTGGCGCCGATCGCGGAGTACGTGAACGTCCTCATCTACCTAGGGGTGGCCCTCTTCATCGGGGTGGCGGCCCTGGTGGTGGGGGCTCTTCTTGGCCCCAAGAAGCCGGGCAGGGCCAAGCTCATGCCCTACGAGTCGGGGAACGACCCTGCGGGAGAGGTGAAGCGCTTTCCCATCCACTTCTACGTGGTGGCCATGCTCTTCATCCTCTTTGACGTGGAGGTGGCCTTCCTCTGGCCCTACGCCGTGAGCGCTGGGGGGCTTGGGCTGTGGGGCTTCCTGGGGGTCTTGGCCTTCACCCTGCTCCTCTTCGTGGGCTTCCTCTACGAGTGGTGGAAGGGGGTGATGCGGTGGCATTGA
- a CDS encoding metallophosphoesterase has protein sequence MRIVAIGDLHANFPALWRILKAEGLADASFRPTPLLRSGAVKVVLLGDLVHPKTPRDYERLTGLSPFDPEDPTHLRLAAGAQIRELFRLKAFQEEAEGNLVILLGNHDEAALKGEPILGNRHLRHLEFHPEKGGKPLPEALKAWMAGFPKELLLEGVHFAHVGPVPWLQEYDELFYAQSEPKTWWFRTPDYVERMGYRFGVYGHVPMREGILLKERFALIDALDLGEYLELAPEEEPLTPRIKRLAHA, from the coding sequence ATGAGGATCGTCGCCATCGGGGACCTCCACGCCAACTTCCCCGCCCTCTGGCGGATCCTCAAGGCGGAGGGCCTGGCGGACGCCTCCTTCAGGCCCACCCCCCTCCTCCGCTCCGGGGCCGTGAAGGTGGTCCTCCTGGGCGACCTGGTCCACCCCAAGACGCCGAGGGACTACGAAAGGCTCACGGGCCTCTCCCCCTTTGACCCCGAAGACCCCACCCACCTCCGCCTGGCCGCCGGAGCCCAGATCCGGGAGCTTTTCCGGTTGAAGGCGTTCCAGGAAGAGGCGGAGGGCAACCTGGTCATCCTCCTGGGCAACCACGACGAGGCCGCGCTAAAGGGCGAGCCCATCCTGGGGAACCGCCACCTGCGGCACCTGGAGTTCCACCCCGAAAAGGGCGGTAAACCCCTGCCCGAGGCCCTAAAGGCCTGGATGGCGGGCTTCCCCAAGGAGCTCCTCCTCGAGGGCGTCCACTTCGCCCACGTGGGCCCCGTGCCCTGGCTCCAGGAATACGATGAGCTCTTCTACGCCCAAAGCGAGCCCAAGACCTGGTGGTTCCGCACCCCCGACTACGTGGAACGGATGGGCTATCGCTTTGGCGTCTACGGCCACGTGCCCATGCGGGAGGGTATCCTTCTCAAGGAACGCTTCGCCCTCATTGACGCCCTGGACCTGGGGGAGTACCTGGAGCTTGCCCCAGAGGAGGAACCCCTCACGCCCCGGATCAAGCGCCTTGCCCATGCCTAA
- the nuoE gene encoding NADH-quinone oxidoreductase subunit NuoE, with protein MGFFDDKQDFLEETFAKYPPEGRRAAIMPLLRRVQQEEGWIRPERVEEIARLVGTTPTEVMGVASFYSYYQFVPTGRYHLQVCATLSCKLAGADELWDYLTETLGIGPGEVTPDGLFSVQKVECLGSCHTAPVVQVNDEPYVECVTRARLQALLEGLKAGKRLEEIELPGRCGHHVHEVEV; from the coding sequence ATGGGCTTCTTTGACGACAAGCAGGACTTCCTGGAGGAAACCTTCGCCAAGTACCCGCCCGAGGGGCGGCGGGCGGCCATCATGCCCCTTTTAAGGCGGGTGCAGCAGGAGGAGGGCTGGATCCGCCCCGAACGGGTAGAGGAGATCGCCCGCCTGGTGGGCACCACCCCCACGGAGGTCATGGGGGTGGCGAGCTTCTACTCCTACTACCAGTTCGTGCCCACGGGGCGGTACCACCTGCAGGTCTGCGCCACGCTAAGCTGCAAGCTCGCCGGGGCGGACGAGCTTTGGGACTACCTCACGGAAACCCTGGGCATCGGCCCCGGGGAGGTGACCCCGGACGGGCTCTTTAGCGTGCAGAAGGTGGAGTGCCTGGGAAGCTGCCACACCGCCCCCGTGGTCCAGGTGAACGACGAGCCCTACGTGGAGTGCGTGACCCGGGCCAGGCTTCAGGCCCTTTTGGAGGGCCTGAAGGCGGGGAAGCGGCTTGAGGAGATTGAGCTTCCCGGCCGGTGCGGCCACCACGTGCACGAGGTGGAGGTATGA
- the rsmA gene encoding 16S rRNA (adenine(1518)-N(6)/adenine(1519)-N(6))-dimethyltransferase RsmA, producing the protein MPNPLTSPKAVRAILSRHGLFADKRLGQNFLVSEAHLRRIVEAAKPFTGPVFEVGPGLGVLTRALAEAGAEVTAIEKDPRLKPVLEETLKGLPVRLLFQDALRFPWEEVPEGSLLVANLPYNIATPLVTHLLKTGRFARLVFLVQKEVAERMTAGPGSPAYGVLSLRVAHHARAERLFDLPPGAFFPPPKVQSSLVRLTPLGVPDDPGLFRLVEAAFSKRRKTLKNALVAAGYPKERVERALEALGLPPEARGETLDLEQFRELRNLLYTAE; encoded by the coding sequence ATGCCTAACCCCCTCACCTCGCCCAAAGCGGTGCGCGCCATCCTTTCCCGACACGGCCTTTTCGCCGACAAGCGCCTCGGCCAGAACTTCCTGGTCTCCGAAGCCCACCTCAGGCGCATCGTGGAGGCGGCCAAGCCCTTCACGGGGCCGGTCTTTGAGGTGGGGCCTGGGCTTGGCGTCCTCACCCGGGCCCTGGCGGAGGCGGGGGCCGAGGTGACGGCCATAGAGAAGGACCCCCGGCTAAAACCCGTTCTGGAGGAAACCCTTAAGGGCCTCCCCGTGCGCCTCCTCTTCCAAGACGCCCTCCGCTTCCCTTGGGAAGAGGTGCCGGAAGGAAGCCTCCTCGTGGCCAACCTCCCCTACAACATCGCCACCCCCCTGGTCACCCACCTCCTCAAAACGGGCCGCTTCGCCCGGTTGGTCTTCCTGGTGCAGAAGGAGGTGGCGGAGCGCATGACGGCGGGGCCCGGAAGCCCCGCCTACGGGGTGCTCTCCCTAAGGGTGGCCCACCACGCCCGGGCGGAAAGGCTCTTTGACCTTCCCCCTGGGGCCTTCTTCCCCCCGCCCAAGGTCCAAAGCAGCCTGGTGCGCCTCACGCCCCTGGGGGTGCCCGACGACCCCGGGCTTTTCCGCCTGGTGGAGGCCGCCTTTAGCAAACGCCGGAAGACCCTGAAAAACGCCCTGGTGGCGGCGGGCTACCCCAAGGAGAGGGTGGAAAGGGCCCTAGAGGCCCTGGGCCTCCCCCCGGAGGCGCGGGGCGAAACCCTGGACCTGGAGCAGTTCCGCGAGCTCCGCAATCTTCTCTACACCGCGGAGTAG
- the nuoF gene encoding NADH-quinone oxidoreductase subunit NuoF, with translation MTGPIVSGKDPRFERTLYAHVGKEGSWTLDYYLKHGGYETAKRVLKEKTPEEVIEEVKRSGLRGRGGAGFPTGLKWSFMPKDGQQHYLICNADESEPGSFKDRYILEDVPHLLLEGMIIAGYAIRATVGYIYVRGEYRRAADRLEAAIREARARGYLGPNLFGTDFSFDVHVHRGAGAYICGEETALMNSLEGLRANPRLKPPFPAQAGLWGKPTTINNVETLASVVPILERGADWFAQMGTEQSKGMKLYQISGPVRRPGVYELPMGTTLRELIYEWAGGPLEPIQALIPGGSSTPPLPFTDEVLDTPMSYEHLQAKGSMLGTGGVILIPERVSMVDAMWNVTRFYAHESCGKCTPCREGVAGFMVNLFAKIGTGQGEEKDVETLEALLPLIEGRSFCPLADAAVWPVKGSLKHFKDQYLALAREKRPVPRPSLWR, from the coding sequence ATGACCGGGCCCATCGTTTCCGGAAAAGACCCCCGGTTTGAACGCACCCTCTACGCCCACGTGGGCAAGGAGGGCAGCTGGACCCTGGACTACTACCTGAAGCACGGGGGATACGAGACGGCCAAGCGGGTCCTAAAGGAGAAGACCCCGGAAGAGGTCATAGAGGAGGTGAAGCGCTCGGGGCTACGGGGCCGGGGCGGGGCGGGCTTTCCCACGGGGCTTAAGTGGAGCTTCATGCCCAAGGACGGGCAACAGCACTACCTCATCTGCAACGCCGACGAGTCCGAGCCCGGTAGCTTCAAGGACCGCTACATCCTGGAGGACGTCCCCCACCTCCTCCTAGAGGGGATGATCATCGCCGGCTACGCCATCCGGGCCACGGTGGGCTACATCTACGTGCGGGGGGAGTACCGGCGGGCGGCGGACCGCCTCGAGGCCGCCATCCGGGAGGCCAGGGCCCGGGGCTATCTGGGGCCAAACCTCTTCGGCACGGACTTCTCCTTTGACGTCCACGTGCACCGCGGGGCGGGGGCCTACATCTGCGGGGAGGAGACCGCCCTCATGAACTCCTTGGAAGGCCTTCGGGCCAACCCCCGCCTCAAGCCCCCCTTCCCCGCCCAGGCGGGGCTTTGGGGCAAACCCACCACCATCAACAACGTGGAAACCCTGGCCTCGGTGGTCCCCATCCTGGAACGGGGGGCGGACTGGTTCGCCCAGATGGGCACGGAGCAGTCCAAGGGGATGAAGCTCTACCAGATCTCCGGCCCCGTGCGGCGCCCCGGGGTCTACGAGCTTCCCATGGGCACCACCCTGCGGGAGCTCATCTACGAGTGGGCGGGGGGACCCTTGGAGCCCATCCAGGCCCTCATCCCCGGCGGGTCCTCCACCCCACCCTTGCCCTTCACGGACGAGGTTCTGGATACCCCCATGAGCTACGAGCACCTGCAGGCCAAGGGCTCCATGCTGGGCACCGGGGGGGTGATCCTCATCCCCGAGCGGGTGAGCATGGTGGACGCCATGTGGAACGTGACCCGCTTCTACGCCCACGAGTCCTGCGGCAAGTGCACGCCGTGCCGGGAAGGGGTGGCGGGGTTCATGGTGAACCTCTTCGCCAAAATCGGCACGGGGCAAGGGGAGGAGAAGGACGTGGAAACCCTGGAAGCCCTCCTTCCCCTCATTGAGGGCCGGAGCTTCTGCCCCTTGGCGGACGCCGCCGTCTGGCCGGTGAAAGGCTCCTTGAAGCACTTCAAGGACCAGTACCTCGCCCTGGCCCGGGAGAAACGCCCCGTGCCTAGGCCGAGCCTTTGGAGGTGA
- a CDS encoding NADH-quinone oxidoreductase subunit C, translating into MRLHSVLDDARAKGYPVEDNGLGNLWVVLPREAFKGEMARYKEMGFNYLADIVGIDYLEYPDPRPERFAVVYELVSLPGWKDGDGSRFFVRVYVPEKDPRLPTVTDLWGSANFLEREVYDMFGIVFEGHPDLRKILTPEDLEGHPLRKDFPLGETPTLFREGRFIVPSEFRAAITGKNPGLTLYKGGSRKGYRSLWADLTKAKEVK; encoded by the coding sequence GTGCGGCTTCATAGCGTTTTAGACGATGCCCGGGCCAAGGGCTACCCCGTGGAGGACAACGGCCTCGGCAACCTCTGGGTGGTCCTGCCCCGCGAGGCCTTCAAAGGGGAGATGGCCCGGTACAAGGAGATGGGCTTCAACTACCTGGCGGACATCGTGGGCATAGACTACCTGGAATACCCCGACCCCCGCCCCGAGCGCTTCGCCGTGGTCTACGAGCTCGTCTCCCTGCCGGGGTGGAAGGACGGGGATGGGAGCCGCTTCTTCGTCCGGGTCTACGTGCCGGAGAAGGACCCCAGGCTGCCCACGGTGACCGACCTCTGGGGGAGCGCCAACTTCCTGGAAAGGGAGGTCTACGACATGTTCGGCATCGTCTTTGAGGGGCACCCCGACCTGCGCAAGATCCTCACCCCGGAGGACCTCGAGGGCCACCCCTTGCGCAAGGACTTCCCCCTGGGGGAAACCCCCACCCTCTTCCGCGAGGGGCGCTTCATCGTGCCGAGCGAGTTCCGGGCGGCCATCACCGGCAAGAACCCCGGCCTCACCCTCTACAAGGGGGGTAGCCGCAAGGGCTACCGGTCCCTTTGGGCCGACCTGACCAAGGCCAAGGAGGTCAAATGA
- a CDS encoding Rad52/Rad22 family DNA repair protein, which translates to MDEVWRKLAEPFPPSEVQWRIEALSKDRRRALVVPYVDARTVLDRLDRVVGPEGWHDSYEVLADQERVVRDERGERRERLCEVKCRLTVLGVTKEDVGEGDSLKAAFSDALKRAAVKFGVGRYLYRLEKQWVDYDPEKGRFTPPKLPEPLEAETGEPEEEEKPEAYRLIDQLLERLKEKGLGKEAAKIVTKYGGYGKTPEETKRLYGELRALLKG; encoded by the coding sequence GTGGACGAAGTTTGGCGTAAACTGGCGGAACCCTTTCCCCCCTCCGAGGTGCAGTGGCGCATAGAAGCCCTCTCCAAGGACCGGAGGCGGGCCTTGGTGGTCCCCTACGTGGACGCCCGCACCGTCTTGGACCGCCTGGACCGGGTGGTGGGGCCCGAGGGGTGGCACGACAGCTACGAGGTCCTCGCCGACCAAGAAAGGGTGGTCCGGGACGAGCGGGGCGAGCGCCGGGAGCGGCTTTGCGAGGTGAAGTGCCGCCTCACGGTCCTCGGGGTCACCAAGGAGGACGTGGGCGAGGGCGACTCCCTCAAGGCCGCCTTCTCCGACGCCCTCAAGCGGGCAGCGGTGAAGTTCGGCGTGGGGCGCTACCTGTACCGCCTGGAGAAGCAGTGGGTGGACTATGACCCGGAAAAGGGCCGCTTCACCCCGCCCAAGCTTCCCGAACCCCTGGAGGCGGAAACGGGCGAACCCGAGGAAGAGGAAAAACCCGAGGCTTACCGCCTCATTGACCAGCTCCTGGAGCGCCTAAAGGAGAAGGGCTTGGGGAAGGAGGCAGCCAAGATCGTCACCAAATACGGGGGCTACGGCAAGACCCCCGAGGAAACCAAGCGCCTCTACGGGGAGCTTCGGGCCCTGCTCAAGGGATGA